The Methanomicrobia archaeon DNA segment AAATTCTGGATCTTGACAGTATCACCGATCTCGACCTCAGTATCAATATACGCGCTCTTACCGATGATACAATTCTTTCCGATCTTCGCCTTCTCACGTACATGCACGAAATGCCAGATCTTCGTGCCTTCGCCGATCTCCTCGCTCTCGACGATCGCGGTGGGATGCTTGAAGAACGTCATTACTTCTGCACCCTTCCTTTTGCTCGGATCTCCTCGGTTATTTGCAGATTAAAGAGCGCCTGCTCGGCCGTCACCGGGAATTCTGCTCCGTCTTTCGCGCACCGCACAAACATCTTCAACTCCTCCTTCAGCGGTTCCACCTTGCTCACGAGCACCTTCTCGATGATGTTCTCCTGCACGTAGCGCGAATTGACCTCGCTGTACTTCTGCGGCTTGCGATAGATGTAGACCTCCTGGTTCA contains these protein-coding regions:
- a CDS encoding N-acetyltransferase, coding for MTFFKHPTAIVESEEIGEGTKIWHFVHVREKAKIGKNCIIGKSAYIDTEVEIGDTVKIQN